Genomic DNA from Spirochaetota bacterium:
GTCCTGAAGGTGAAGATAAATGGAGTACAGCTCTCCACCGTGCTTCAGCACGCGGTAGTTCCCACCTCCGGAATACGCGTCAAGGGGAAACATCGACCTGTCCCATAGATAGACAAGGTCCCCCTCATCGAGCGGGTATATTTTGCCGTCCGGAGAGACCATGTCCACTCCGTCATGAAAATGGTCGGCGCGCGACTCTCCGAACACCGATGTTACTCTTCCATTGTCGACGGGCCACTGAAATGACAGGTTCAGGGCGATGAGAAAGAGCATGCACAGTCTGAATGGCCGGCCGGTTATCATATCTTTCACTCCCCGCTTTATTGATTTTCCGCGTTTGCCGGTTTCGGATGCAGTTTGCAGTAATCACCCGGCTCCGTACCCGATATGAAAAGCTCGTCAACGGCGACCCGCGGGCACAACCCTGGTTCGTGCGGCACCATCCCCGAATCGAGGCAAATGGTCTGCCTTGTTACCCCGTCTTCGGGCACTATGAAGTCACCGGGACTGGATTCGCGGTAAATGCCCGCGGCATAAGCACCCCAGATACCCGCCGAAATAACGCCACCCGCGCGTCCCTCGCCGAGCGAAATCGCCCCTTTTCTGTTGCCGACCCAGACGGTCGTCACCATATCCGCGGTGTACCCGACGAACCATGCGTCGGTGTAATTGGAGCTCGTACCGGTTTTGCCCGAGACCTGAAAGGAAAATTTGCGTGATTTCATTACGTGCTCTGCCGTTCCTTCCAGTTCGAAAACCCCCTTCAGCATGGACACGGTAACCGCGCAGGCCGCCGGGTCAATAATTTTCCCGAGCCTGTCGCGTTTTTCCTTAACGGCCAGGATCACCTCTTCTTCGTTATTCCACACTATGTTCCCGTTATAATCCTTTACATAGCGAACGCCGTAGGGCCGTACGTAATTACCGCCGTTTACCAGAAGCGCGTGAAGGGTGCAGTTTTCAAGCGGCGAAAGCTCGTAGGTGCCGAGCGCCATGGAAGGAGTTTTCCCGAACCGATCGGAAAGATCCTCCTCGGAAAGGTCGAGGCCCTGTTTGAGAACGCGAAAAACCGCGCTGTAGCCCGTTTTTTCGAGCACCTTGACGGCGACGATATTGATCGATTTCGCCAGCGCGTCGCGCACCGTTACCGGGCCGAGATACTTGCCGTCATAATTGCGCGGGGCGTAATTTTTACCGAATACCGTTTTTTCATCGATAATTATGCTCGAGGGCGTTATATCGCGCGCCTCGACGGCGGCGGCATAGACGATGGGCTTGAATGACGAACCGGGCTGGCGTCGTATCTGGGTCACATGATCCATCTGGTTCTGGCTCGAAAAACTGTATCCGCCGACGTGCGTCAGCACCTCTCCGGTTGCGGGGTCGAGCGACACGAGCGCGCCTTCGATGTTGTTGGCGTTTTCCCTCTCGGATTCGCCCTTTTTGCTACCCTTGAATTTTTCAGCGCGGCGCAGGTGGTATT
This window encodes:
- a CDS encoding PBP1A family penicillin-binding protein, whose amino-acid sequence is MRQFVEMLGDAVRWIFGHKMLVFVYIPLLLLALLAVYTGIVYLGWLRDRDDALDRLFRYKRLIDHTEELREGYAYRSADIDLKAKVVDIPTRIYDRNDEIIGEFFEQKREIVPYSYIPRMLVNAVMASEDRDFYRHRGISYKGILRAFAVNLTRLRVVQGGSTITQQLAKVLFTDMDRSLRRKIYEAFCATEIEKRYDKQDILSMYLNLIYFGNGAYGVESTAKMFFGASVRELTETECAMIVGVISNPLYYSPISNLNNSINKTRRIMKSLVDAGYLKPEAAETQLGRFLDKWDVVFDAEGKATSSLIGSFIMSTYRVNRAPMFNELIRRELAAKFGEDVVKRGGLAVFTTIDAAKQDIARKSLQDGVLVQREYHLRRAEKFKGSKKGESERENANNIEGALVSLDPATGEVLTHVGGYSFSSQNQMDHVTQIRRQPGSSFKPIVYAAAVEARDITPSSIIIDEKTVFGKNYAPRNYDGKYLGPVTVRDALAKSINIVAVKVLEKTGYSAVFRVLKQGLDLSEEDLSDRFGKTPSMALGTYELSPLENCTLHALLVNGGNYVRPYGVRYVKDYNGNIVWNNEEEVILAVKEKRDRLGKIIDPAACAVTVSMLKGVFELEGTAEHVMKSRKFSFQVSGKTGTSSNYTDAWFVGYTADMVTTVWVGNRKGAISLGEGRAGGVISAGIWGAYAAGIYRESSPGDFIVPEDGVTRQTICLDSGMVPHEPGLCPRVAVDELFISGTEPGDYCKLHPKPANAENQ